The Kitasatospora sp. NBC_00374 genome has a segment encoding these proteins:
- the rho gene encoding transcription termination factor Rho yields MPAPRRPGHTALNTALTSDGSAHWRLPHPSTPHQPEYLLVTTATEPSTTPRTTKSEPNATTDLDSLLKPDLQQLASTLGVPGAARLRKGELVEAITITRSAGRPATGHRPVSPGARPTPPAQRTRSRSQVPAAADGDLVPVAGVLDIRDGHTVLRTSGYLPGPADQHVSTAQVRALGLRPGDVLTGATRPHTTADNRPSLARIDTVNGRAAGEPQLRPAFTELTPLYPQERLHLETDPKHLTGRVIDLIAPIGKGQRGLLVAPPKTGKTMIMQAVAAAVTRNHPEAHLMVVLVDERPEEVTDMQRSVKGEVIASTFDRPARDHIAIVELAIERAKRLVELGHDVVVLLDSITRLARAYNTAAPATGRTLTGGLDSAAIHHPKKLFGAARNIENGGSLTIVATALVDTGSRMDDLIFEEFKSTGNMELRLDRRLADKRLYPAVDVRASGTRREELLLGPARTSATWTLRRVLSGLDTQPATELLLDRLKRTESNSDLLRQVIANSPARAA; encoded by the coding sequence ATGCCGGCACCTCGCCGACCGGGGCACACCGCTCTGAACACCGCTCTGACCAGTGACGGCAGCGCCCATTGGAGGCTGCCGCACCCCTCAACACCACATCAACCGGAGTACCTTCTCGTGACCACAGCAACCGAACCCTCAACCACCCCCCGGACCACCAAGTCCGAGCCGAACGCGACGACCGACCTGGACAGCCTGCTGAAGCCCGACCTCCAGCAACTCGCCTCGACGCTCGGCGTCCCCGGCGCCGCCCGGCTGCGCAAGGGCGAGCTCGTAGAGGCGATCACCATCACGCGCTCCGCCGGCCGTCCGGCAACCGGCCACCGACCAGTCAGCCCCGGTGCTCGACCTACCCCGCCGGCGCAGCGCACCCGCAGCCGGTCGCAGGTGCCCGCCGCTGCGGACGGCGACCTCGTACCGGTCGCCGGCGTCCTGGACATCCGCGACGGCCACACCGTTCTGCGTACCTCCGGATACCTTCCCGGCCCCGCCGACCAGCACGTGTCCACCGCCCAGGTCCGGGCCCTCGGCCTGCGGCCCGGTGACGTCCTGACCGGAGCCACCCGCCCCCACACCACTGCCGATAACCGGCCGTCCTTGGCCCGCATCGACACCGTCAACGGCCGCGCCGCAGGCGAGCCCCAACTCCGGCCCGCATTCACCGAACTGACGCCGCTGTACCCGCAGGAGCGTCTGCACCTCGAAACGGACCCGAAGCACCTGACAGGCCGAGTCATCGACCTCATCGCCCCGATCGGCAAGGGCCAGCGCGGCCTGCTCGTCGCCCCGCCGAAGACCGGCAAGACAATGATCATGCAAGCCGTCGCGGCAGCGGTCACCCGCAACCATCCCGAGGCCCACCTGATGGTCGTCCTGGTCGACGAGCGCCCAGAGGAAGTCACCGACATGCAGCGCTCCGTGAAGGGCGAGGTCATCGCCTCCACGTTCGACCGGCCCGCCCGCGACCACATCGCCATCGTCGAACTCGCCATCGAGCGCGCCAAGCGCCTCGTCGAACTCGGCCACGACGTCGTCGTCCTGCTCGACTCGATCACCCGGCTCGCCCGCGCCTACAACACCGCAGCCCCCGCCACCGGCCGCACCCTCACCGGCGGCCTCGACTCCGCCGCGATCCACCATCCGAAGAAGCTCTTCGGCGCAGCGCGCAACATCGAGAACGGCGGCTCACTGACGATCGTGGCCACCGCCCTCGTGGACACCGGCTCCCGCATGGACGACCTGATCTTCGAGGAGTTCAAGAGCACCGGCAACATGGAGCTGCGACTGGACCGCCGCCTCGCCGACAAGCGCCTCTACCCGGCCGTCGACGTCCGCGCGTCCGGCACCCGCCGCGAGGAACTCCTCCTCGGCCCCGCCCGTACCTCCGCCACCTGGACCCTGCGCCGGGTCCTCAGCGGCCTGGACACCCAGCCTGCCACCGAGCTGCTCCTCGACCGGTTGAAGCGAACCGAAAGCAACTCCGACCTCCTCCGCCAGGTGATCGCCAATTCGCCCGCCCGCGCAGCGTGA
- a CDS encoding TetR/AcrR family transcriptional regulator C-terminal domain-containing protein, with translation MVDAAYAQAQLPTPAPPHWRSCLDLSARAQWRLYQEHPWLAATMNLTRPLLAPNGMRHIEWALAALEGLGLDAGARMHAAVSLFGFVRGCAVDLAAEQEAGHASGVTSDQWMQVQEARMAALLSDGTFPAFTTARTDPGLDLSAESLFTFGLDRHLDGLAALIAAAGDQSNFGETSSAVVNLQRDW, from the coding sequence ATGGTCGACGCGGCCTACGCGCAGGCGCAGCTGCCAACCCCGGCCCCGCCGCACTGGCGGTCCTGCCTGGACCTCTCGGCCCGGGCGCAGTGGCGGCTCTACCAGGAGCACCCCTGGCTGGCGGCCACGATGAACCTCACCCGGCCGCTGCTCGCACCGAACGGCATGCGCCATATCGAATGGGCCCTGGCGGCACTGGAGGGCCTCGGCCTCGACGCCGGCGCCCGCATGCACGCGGCGGTCTCGCTCTTCGGATTCGTCCGGGGCTGCGCGGTCGACCTCGCGGCGGAACAGGAGGCGGGTCACGCCAGCGGTGTCACCAGCGACCAGTGGATGCAGGTCCAGGAGGCCCGGATGGCCGCGCTGCTGTCGGACGGCACCTTCCCGGCGTTCACCACCGCCCGCACCGACCCCGGCCTGGACCTGTCCGCCGAATCCCTGTTCACCTTCGGCCTCGACCGCCACCTCGACGGCTTGGCGGCCCTCATCGCCGCCGCGGGCGACCAGTCGAACTTCGGCGAGACGAGCAGCGCGGTCGTCAATCTCCAGCGAGACTGGTGA